A region from the Polyangium spumosum genome encodes:
- a CDS encoding DDE-type integrase/transposase/recombinase, with translation MVDFVRVWADKTDIIAESFIRWLGIARSKFFEWRRRYGKANEHNAQVPRDFWIEPEERQKVLDFHAKNPLEGYRRLTFMMLDQDVVAVSPSTTYRILSAAGRLDRWNRGPSKKGTGFVQPLRPHEHWHIDIAYLNVAGTFYYLCSLLDGASRAIIHWEIRESMTELDVECIAQRAREKYPNERPRIISDNGPQFVAKDFKEFIRIAGMTHVRISVSYPQSNGKIERWHRTLKSDAIRVTPPSSLADARGVVGRFVDHYNSVRLHSAIGYITPNDALAGRAETIWAERDAKLEAAREARRQRRVAAKEAAYPELQAPAGGSVCPSPA, from the coding sequence TTTCGAGTGGAGAAGGCGCTACGGCAAGGCGAACGAGCACAATGCACAGGTGCCGCGCGACTTCTGGATCGAGCCCGAGGAGCGGCAGAAGGTGCTCGACTTCCACGCGAAGAACCCGCTCGAGGGCTATCGACGACTGACGTTCATGATGCTGGACCAGGACGTCGTCGCCGTCAGTCCGTCGACCACCTATCGGATTCTGTCGGCGGCAGGTCGCCTCGACCGCTGGAATCGTGGCCCCTCGAAGAAGGGCACGGGCTTCGTGCAGCCGCTCCGGCCGCACGAGCACTGGCACATCGACATCGCCTACCTGAACGTGGCTGGCACGTTCTATTACCTGTGCTCGCTCCTGGACGGTGCGAGTCGCGCCATCATCCACTGGGAGATTCGCGAATCGATGACCGAGCTCGACGTCGAGTGCATCGCGCAGCGTGCACGCGAGAAGTACCCGAACGAGAGGCCGCGCATCATCTCGGACAACGGGCCGCAGTTCGTTGCGAAGGACTTCAAGGAGTTCATCCGGATCGCGGGCATGACGCACGTGCGCATCTCGGTCAGCTACCCGCAGTCGAATGGCAAGATCGAGCGCTGGCACAGGACGCTGAAGAGCGACGCGATTCGCGTGACACCGCCATCGTCGCTCGCCGACGCGCGGGGCGTCGTCGGGCGTTTCGTGGACCATTACAATAGCGTGCGTCTGCACAGCGCCATCGGGTACATCACCCCGAACGACGCCCTCGCGGGCCGAGCCGAGACTATCTGGGCCGAACGCGACGCGAAGCTCGAAGCAGCTCGTGAGGCCCGACGGCAGCGTCGCGTCGCAGCGAAGGAGGCTGCATATCCGGAGCTCCAAGCCCCCGCCGGAGGCTCCGTCTGCCCGTCGCCCGCGTAA